The proteins below come from a single Eptesicus fuscus isolate TK198812 chromosome 5, DD_ASM_mEF_20220401, whole genome shotgun sequence genomic window:
- the GPR68 gene encoding ovarian cancer G-protein coupled receptor 1 has product MGNITADASRPNCTIEHTIHQTLAPVVYVTVLVVGFPANCLSLYFGYLQIKARNELGVYLCNLTVADLFYICSLPFWLQYVLQHDNWSYGDLSCQVCGILLYENIYISVGFLCCISIDRYLAVAHPFRFHQFRTLKAAVGVSVVIWAKELLASVYFLLHTELVEDGDQHRVCFEHYPLQPWQRNINYYRFLVGFLFPLCLLLAAYRGILRAVRRSHGTQQSRKDQIQRLVLSTVVIFLACFLPYHVLLLVRSLWESSCQFAQSVFNAYHFALLLTTFNCVADPVLYCFVSETTHRDMARLRAACRALLTCSRTGGPREAYPLGTPEASGVKSEEPELLRKLQSTFQTPHSPKGEGAPPAGLA; this is encoded by the coding sequence ATGGGCAACATCACGGCGGACGCCTCCCGCCCGAACTGCACCATCGAACACACCATCCACCAGACGCTGGCCCCCGTGGTCTACGTCACCGTGCTGGTGGTGGGCTTCCCGGCCAACTGCCTGTCCCTCTACTTCGGCTACCTGCAGATCAAGGCGCGGAACGAGCTGGGCGTGTACCTGTGCAACCTGACCGTGGCCGACCTCTTCTACATCTGCTCGCTGCCCTTCTGGCTGCAGTACGTGCTGCAGCACGACAACTGGTCGTACGGGGACCTGTCCTGCCAGGTGTGCGGCATCCTCCTCTACGAGAACATCTACATCAGCGTGGGCTTCCTCTGCTGCATCTCCATCGACCGCTACCTGGCCGTGGCCCACCCCTTCCGCTTCCACCAGTTCCGCACCCTGAAGGCGGCCGTGGGCGTCAGCGTGGTCATCTGGGCCAAGGAGCTGCTGGCCAGCGTCTacttcctcctgcacaccgaGCTGGTGGAGGACGGCGACCAGCACCGCGTCTGCTTCGAGCACTACCCGCTGCAGCCCTGGCAGCGCAACATCAACTACTACCGCTTCCTCGTGGGCTTCCTCTTcccactctgcctgctgctggccgCCTACCGGGGCATCCTGCGCGCCGTGCGCCGCAGCCACGGCACCCAGCAGAGCCGCAAGGACCAGATCCAGCGGCTGGTGCTCAGCACCGTGGTCATCTTCCTGGCCTGCTTCCTGCCCTACCACGTGCTGCTGCTCGTGCGCAGCCTCTGGGAGTCCAGCTGCCAGTTCGCCCAGAGCGTCTTCAACGCCTACCACTTTGCCCTGCTGCTCACCACCTTCAACTGCGTGGCCGACCCCGTGCTGTACTGCTTCGTCAGCGAGACCACCCACCGGGACATGGCCCGCCTGCGCGCCGCCTGCCGGgccctcctcacctgctccaggACCGGCGGGCCCCGGGAGGCCTACCCGCTGGGCACCCCCGAGGCCTCGGGGGTGAAAAGCGAGGAGCCCGAGTTGCTCAGGAAGCTCCAGTCGACCTTCCAGACCCCTCACTCACCTAAAGGGGAAGGGGCGCCCCCCGCCGGGCTGGCCTAG